The Mauremys mutica isolate MM-2020 ecotype Southern chromosome 1, ASM2049712v1, whole genome shotgun sequence genome has a segment encoding these proteins:
- the LOC123361854 gene encoding olfactory receptor 52R1-like yields the protein MSDSNRTHFTNPSTFILMGIPGLEVAHVWIAIPFCAIYVIAILGNFTILFIVKTEPRLHGPMYYFLCMLAVTDLVLSTSILPKTLSIFWFNSREIDFSACLTQMFFLHCFLVMESGIFMAMGLDRYVAICHPLRHSAILTNSMVAKIGVIVVLRGGILILPSFLLARQWPYCRTNIIPHTHCEHMAVVKLACADTHVSSYYGLFVLFCAMGLDVIFIAMSYIQILRAIFSLPTKDARLKTFGTCGSHLFAILAFYIPALFSFLTYRFGHNVPLHFHVLIANVYLLVPPMINPVIYGVRTKQIRDRLLRVLSPQHH from the exons atgtcagattccaacagaACTcatttcaccaacccctccaccttcatcctgatgggcattcctggcctggaggtggcCCATGTCTGGATCGCCATCCCCTTCTGTGCCATATAtgtcatagccatcttggggaacttcaccatcctgttcatcgtgaagaCGGAACCAAGACTCCATggacccatgtactatttcctctgcatgctggccgtcaccgacctggtcctgtctacgtccatcctgcccaaaacactgagcatcttctggttcaattccagggaaaTAGATTTCAGTGcgtgcctcacccagatgttcttccttcacTGCTTTTTagtgatggagtctgggatcttcATGGCCATGGGCTtggatcgctatgtggccatctgtcatcccctgagacattccgcCATCCTGACAAACTCCATGGTTGCCAAGATCGGTGTGATTGTGGTACTGCGTGGTGGCATTCTCATACTGCCCTCTTTCCTCCTGGCAAGGCaatggccatattgcagaaccaacatcattccCCACACGCACTGCGAACACATggctgtggtgaagctggcctgcgccgacacccatgtcagtagttactatggcctcTTTGTGCTATTCTGTGCGATGGGTCTGGATGTGATTTTTATTGCCAtgtcctatatccagatcctcagggccatcttcagcctccccacaaaggacgcccggctcaagacttttgggacctgcggctcccacctctttgccatcttagccttttacatcccagctcttttctccttcctcacgtaccggtttggccacaatgtgcccctgcatttccacGTTCTCATTGCCAACGTGTATCTCCTTGTGCCCCCCATGATAAACCCCGtcatctatggggtgaggaccaaacagatccgggacaggctgctcc gagtcctgagcccccAACACCACTGA